One genomic segment of Rhodohalobacter mucosus includes these proteins:
- a CDS encoding 4a-hydroxytetrahydrobiopterin dehydratase → MNTLTRDEIDRELKELNGWEFSNDKIHRELTFGDFRQALSFMVRVGFEAEELVHHPEWRNVYNTVNISLSTHDAGDKVTSKDINLAKAIDKIYKTY, encoded by the coding sequence ATGAACACATTAACCAGAGATGAGATCGACCGTGAACTGAAAGAACTCAATGGCTGGGAGTTCAGTAACGATAAAATTCACCGTGAGCTTACATTCGGGGATTTCAGGCAGGCTCTCTCTTTTATGGTTCGGGTGGGTTTTGAGGCCGAAGAGCTTGTTCATCATCCCGAATGGAGAAATGTGTACAACACGGTCAATATCAGCCTTAGCACGCATGATGCGGGCGACAAAGTAACATCCAAAGACATTAACCTCGCCAAAGCGATCGACAAGATTTATAAAACGTACTGA
- a CDS encoding NADH-quinone oxidoreductase subunit N, translating to MDYLHDIISFLPGVITAVTGLIVILLAAFKRGVGPVYWLSVAGLAASLVVAVTDLFGETGTAFSGMTVYGGVASFGTAVVLLGALLCVILSKEYLSDQGLNYSEVYGMVLFATTGMLGLAVSNDLITLFISLETMSISLYVLAGLMYYEKKGAEAALKYFLLGAFSTGFLLYGIALLYGATGHTNLNEIATAAQPTPLFLAGSGLLLVGIFFKIAAVPFHMWTPDVYQGTPTTLTAFMATAAKSATFVAFILVITRMLPESEAGAWGNVIQVVSIITMIVGNLIALAQDNVKRMLAYSSIAHAGYLLVGLAAGTAAGYSGVLYYLFAYTLMNVGAFGVIAYYERNKGLDFTEIDSYAGLGYRVPAMGVMLSIFLFSLAGIPPFVGFIGKYYVFAAAVNADLITLAVIGVLASAASVYYYLRVMVFMYFREAHKEVELKSPGMLFKATLVLLAVLTIYYGVEPVLPTTGLIELITSYYAV from the coding sequence ATGGACTACCTGCACGATATTATTTCATTTTTGCCCGGTGTCATCACCGCCGTAACGGGTTTGATCGTGATACTGCTTGCGGCATTTAAAAGGGGAGTCGGTCCTGTTTACTGGTTGTCTGTAGCCGGTTTGGCGGCTTCTCTTGTAGTCGCAGTAACCGATCTTTTCGGTGAAACAGGTACTGCATTTTCCGGCATGACCGTTTATGGAGGCGTTGCGTCATTCGGTACGGCAGTTGTTTTGCTGGGTGCGCTTCTCTGTGTGATACTCTCAAAGGAATATTTGAGTGATCAAGGGCTGAATTACAGTGAAGTATATGGCATGGTGCTATTTGCCACTACAGGTATGCTGGGACTTGCCGTTTCAAACGACCTGATTACGCTTTTTATCAGTCTCGAAACGATGTCGATCTCGCTCTATGTGCTTGCGGGTTTGATGTATTACGAAAAGAAAGGGGCGGAAGCGGCGCTCAAGTATTTTCTGCTGGGAGCCTTTTCCACAGGCTTCCTGCTATACGGCATTGCGCTTCTTTACGGTGCAACGGGGCATACCAACCTGAATGAAATAGCAACAGCTGCACAGCCGACGCCACTGTTTTTGGCCGGCTCAGGGCTTCTGCTTGTGGGGATCTTCTTTAAGATCGCTGCCGTACCGTTTCATATGTGGACTCCTGACGTTTACCAGGGCACACCGACTACACTTACGGCATTCATGGCAACGGCTGCAAAATCCGCAACATTTGTCGCATTCATACTTGTTATTACCAGGATGCTGCCCGAATCGGAGGCCGGAGCCTGGGGCAATGTGATACAGGTTGTATCCATAATTACCATGATAGTGGGAAACCTGATTGCTCTCGCACAGGACAATGTAAAACGTATGCTTGCCTACTCAAGCATTGCCCATGCCGGCTACCTGTTGGTGGGTCTGGCAGCGGGAACTGCAGCAGGCTACTCGGGTGTACTTTACTACCTTTTCGCTTACACGCTGATGAACGTGGGTGCATTCGGTGTGATTGCCTATTATGAACGAAACAAGGGTCTCGATTTTACAGAGATCGACAGTTACGCCGGGCTCGGATACAGGGTTCCTGCTATGGGTGTAATGCTATCCATCTTCCTGTTTTCGCTTGCGGGTATACCGCCGTTTGTGGGCTTTATCGGAAAATACTATGTATTTGCAGCGGCCGTTAACGCAGATCTAATTACGCTTGCCGTTATTGGAGTTCTGGCCAGTGCCGCCAGTGTGTACTACTATTTGCGTGTAATGGTGTTTATGTATTTCAGGGAAGCTCACAAGGAAGTTGAACTAAAGTCTCCAGGCATGCTCTTTAAGGCCACTCTCGTTTTGCTGGCGGTCCTCACCATCTATTACGGCGTTGAGCCTGTTCTGCCGACAACCGGATTGATTGAGCTTATTACATCGTATTATGCGGTGTAG
- the rpsF gene encoding 30S ribosomal protein S6, giving the protein MKKDFYEMTYILNPVLDEEKFSEMVNYVNKLIEDNGGELVEVDEWGVKKLAYDIDKKSTGYYVNLYFNAPAETIAPVERNMRIHDDIMRYLTLKYDAKMKRHYDLRKKGELPALFEDPEGEQESDDDK; this is encoded by the coding sequence ATGAAGAAAGATTTCTACGAAATGACCTACATTCTGAATCCGGTTCTCGATGAAGAGAAGTTTTCAGAAATGGTTAATTACGTCAACAAGCTTATCGAAGACAATGGCGGTGAATTGGTGGAAGTTGATGAGTGGGGAGTGAAAAAACTGGCCTACGACATCGACAAGAAAAGCACCGGCTATTATGTGAATCTCTATTTTAATGCTCCCGCAGAAACCATTGCGCCCGTTGAGCGAAACATGAGAATTCATGATGATATCATGCGTTATCTCACCCTGAAATATGATGCCAAAATGAAGCGGCATTATGACCTGCGCAAAAAAGGCGAGCTACCGGCACTTTTTGAGGATCCGGAAGGCGAGCAGGAAAGCGACGACGATAAATAA
- the rpsR gene encoding 30S ribosomal protein S18, which yields MINNPSHPKKGHLKSRDCKFTKAGIEYIDYKQTEILERFVNDQGKILPRRVTGNSARHQRQLSTAVKRARFMALIPYVTENLR from the coding sequence ATGATTAACAATCCATCACATCCGAAGAAAGGCCATCTAAAAAGCAGAGACTGCAAATTTACCAAGGCCGGCATCGAATATATCGATTACAAGCAAACCGAGATACTGGAACGATTTGTGAACGACCAGGGAAAAATTCTGCCCCGCAGGGTAACCGGCAACAGTGCACGGCATCAGCGACAGCTCTCTACCGCTGTAAAAAGAGCTCGTTTTATGGCACTGATTCCATATGTAACTGAAAACCTGAGATAA
- the rplI gene encoding 50S ribosomal protein L9 — protein sequence MKLILKENVEKLGEAGDLVDVKDGYGRNYLIPQGKATLATPGAIRQFEHLQRQAALRADLSVEAAKELAQQLETTSVTIPVTVGEDDKIHGTVTNIQVAEALEERDIIIDRRKISLDQDIKTLGEYTATVDLMGDLNPKVKVWVVKED from the coding sequence ATGAAGCTTATTTTAAAAGAAAATGTAGAAAAACTGGGTGAAGCCGGCGATCTGGTTGATGTCAAAGACGGGTACGGCCGCAACTACCTGATACCTCAGGGTAAAGCAACCCTGGCCACGCCCGGCGCCATTCGCCAGTTTGAACACCTGCAGCGTCAGGCTGCACTTCGCGCGGATCTGTCGGTTGAAGCTGCCAAGGAACTGGCACAACAACTTGAAACAACATCCGTTACAATCCCCGTTACGGTAGGCGAAGATGACAAGATCCACGGAACAGTTACCAATATACAGGTAGCCGAAGCCCTTGAAGAGCGGGATATTATCATCGATCGCCGAAAAATCAGCCTCGATCAGGATATTAAAACCCTTGGCGAATATACCGCCACTGTTGACCTGATGGGAGATCTGAACCCTAAAGTAAAAGTCTGGGTAGTTAAGGAAGACTGA
- a CDS encoding protein-disulfide reductase DsbD family protein, whose protein sequence is MKKIGIIMGIALSVLSPFFVYGQLLDPVDYTVISVPDTVRAGDVFDVRVGATIEGDWHLYSVLNDPDAGPFPTSFSSFSSDMAVAGSVTESEAEIAFDPNFNTELGWHSKNAEFTIPVAFRSELQGLQSISLEVLYQVCDDVSCLPPKTKQIEAEVVLAGVSDTPHTDFPEPQIAEDEQFELTSSSGLPSDDLWGYLWLAITAGLAALLTPCVFPLIPLTVSYFSNQSGEKKSTGWGQAIIFGISIVLIFTLLGALLALILGVSGVSQFASNPWVNLVIGIMFIVFGVSLLGMFELRLPYQLTNWLNKKSNESGGVMGTLFMGFTISAVSFSCTAPFVGAILAATAGGEWFYPIIGMLGFSTAFASPFVLFAMFPGYLESLPKSGAWMNVVKVILGFVILAAAVKFLANADIVWQWGIISRPLGIAAWMTFFFLAGLYILGVFTLHEDKKPEHISTGRLLIAMPFILFTFYLIPGLLGASLGIWDAWLPARQATDVSVVNSISVTGGAEDSEKWSDDYAASAERAAAENRPVFIDFTGYTCTNCRAMESTVFPLENVQQRFSQMELVKLYTDGGSDARENQQFQFDLTGTVALPTYAIVNPESGAVLDQLIGYTKAESFEEFLDRGIERHRVSASR, encoded by the coding sequence ATGAAAAAGATTGGAATCATAATGGGGATCGCCTTATCGGTGCTTTCCCCTTTTTTTGTATACGGGCAGCTTCTTGATCCGGTTGATTATACCGTGATATCTGTACCCGATACGGTACGCGCCGGAGATGTATTTGATGTTCGCGTCGGCGCAACCATAGAGGGCGACTGGCATCTCTACTCCGTGCTCAATGACCCCGATGCCGGACCCTTTCCCACGTCTTTCTCTTCTTTCTCTTCCGACATGGCCGTCGCCGGGTCGGTAACGGAATCTGAAGCCGAAATTGCATTTGACCCCAATTTTAATACCGAGCTCGGCTGGCACTCAAAAAATGCCGAATTCACTATTCCTGTGGCCTTTCGTTCGGAGCTGCAGGGGCTGCAATCCATCTCCCTCGAAGTTCTCTACCAGGTATGTGACGATGTATCCTGCCTTCCGCCAAAAACCAAGCAGATTGAAGCCGAGGTGGTTCTTGCAGGAGTATCCGATACGCCGCACACCGATTTCCCCGAACCGCAGATCGCGGAAGATGAGCAGTTTGAACTAACCAGCAGTTCCGGACTTCCTTCGGATGACCTGTGGGGTTATCTCTGGCTGGCCATTACAGCGGGCCTTGCAGCACTTCTTACACCTTGCGTTTTTCCTCTTATACCTCTCACGGTATCCTACTTTTCAAATCAATCCGGAGAAAAAAAATCAACAGGCTGGGGGCAGGCGATAATTTTTGGTATATCGATTGTGCTTATCTTCACGCTGCTCGGCGCTCTCCTTGCGCTGATTTTGGGTGTAAGCGGCGTGAGCCAGTTTGCGTCCAATCCCTGGGTCAACCTTGTTATAGGAATCATGTTTATTGTATTCGGAGTTAGCCTGCTCGGAATGTTTGAACTGAGGCTTCCCTATCAGCTCACAAACTGGCTTAACAAGAAGAGCAATGAGAGCGGAGGAGTAATGGGTACCCTTTTTATGGGATTCACAATCAGTGCCGTCTCATTTTCCTGCACGGCTCCATTTGTGGGCGCGATTCTGGCCGCTACAGCAGGAGGGGAGTGGTTCTATCCGATCATCGGAATGCTGGGTTTCTCTACCGCGTTTGCAAGTCCTTTTGTGCTTTTTGCGATGTTTCCCGGCTACCTGGAATCCCTGCCGAAAAGCGGCGCATGGATGAACGTGGTGAAAGTAATTCTTGGGTTTGTAATTCTGGCTGCTGCCGTAAAATTTCTTGCCAACGCGGATATCGTATGGCAATGGGGAATCATTTCACGTCCGCTGGGCATCGCTGCCTGGATGACCTTTTTCTTTCTTGCAGGCCTCTACATACTGGGTGTATTTACGCTTCACGAAGACAAAAAGCCTGAGCATATTTCGACAGGCAGATTGCTCATTGCGATGCCGTTCATTCTGTTCACATTTTATCTGATTCCGGGGCTTCTGGGGGCTTCACTCGGAATCTGGGACGCATGGCTCCCCGCGCGGCAGGCTACCGATGTGAGCGTTGTAAATTCGATCAGCGTTACAGGCGGAGCAGAGGACTCGGAGAAGTGGTCGGATGATTATGCCGCATCAGCAGAACGGGCGGCCGCGGAGAACCGGCCCGTGTTTATCGATTTTACAGGCTACACATGCACCAACTGCCGGGCCATGGAGTCTACCGTATTTCCCCTTGAAAATGTTCAGCAACGCTTTTCACAAATGGAGCTGGTGAAACTTTATACCGACGGGGGATCGGATGCACGTGAAAATCAGCAATTTCAGTTTGACCTCACCGGCACGGTTGCTTTGCCCACATATGCAATCGTAAACCCGGAATCCGGTGCGGTGCTCGATCAGCTGATCGGCTACACCAAAGCAGAGAGCTTCGAGGAATTTCTGGACCGGGGCATTGAAAGGCACCGTGTATCCGCCTCCCGGTAG
- a CDS encoding MotA/TolQ/ExbB proton channel family protein: MTSSIALFFLQAGADAGFFNVIVEKFNEGGNFMWPVLIALILGLAIFLERIITLNLADINTRKFIVEVQQALQEGGIPAAQELCAKTRGPVASVFQAGLMRADEGIDAAEKAITTYGSIEMSFLERGLVWLSLFISIAPLLGFLGTVVGMIEAFDAIEAAADISPSLVARGIKIALLTTAGGLLAGIILQIGYNYCVSKIDRLISDMEEGSITLIDSIVLLKEGKQIVPEQGSDEV; the protein is encoded by the coding sequence ATGACTTCATCCATAGCTCTCTTTTTTCTTCAAGCTGGGGCTGATGCTGGCTTTTTTAATGTAATCGTAGAAAAATTCAATGAAGGCGGTAACTTCATGTGGCCCGTATTGATCGCCCTTATACTTGGACTTGCGATCTTTCTCGAGCGTATCATCACACTCAACCTTGCCGACATTAACACACGAAAATTTATTGTTGAAGTTCAGCAGGCACTGCAGGAGGGCGGCATACCCGCGGCTCAGGAACTATGTGCCAAAACACGCGGGCCGGTAGCTTCCGTATTTCAGGCAGGACTGATGCGTGCCGATGAGGGTATTGATGCAGCTGAAAAAGCCATTACCACGTATGGTTCCATAGAAATGAGTTTTCTTGAACGGGGCCTGGTATGGCTTTCATTGTTTATTTCCATTGCTCCGCTTCTCGGATTCCTTGGAACGGTGGTAGGTATGATCGAGGCTTTCGATGCCATTGAAGCCGCAGCCGATATATCTCCAAGCCTTGTAGCCCGGGGTATTAAAATTGCGCTTCTCACCACTGCAGGCGGTCTCTTGGCCGGTATTATACTCCAGATCGGATACAATTACTGTGTATCCAAAATTGACCGCTTAATTTCCGATATGGAAGAAGGCTCTATCACTCTTATTGATTCAATCGTACTTCTGAAAGAAGGCAAGCAAATTGTTCCGGAACAAGGATCAGACGAGGTGTAA
- a CDS encoding ExbD/TolR family protein, with amino-acid sequence MLKKKGKRESGEIDGSSLADIAFLLLIFFLVVTTIDVDTGIGLVLPPIPDETTPPPPVRERNLLNILVNAQGMVLMDEEPTSINAVREKIKTFVDNNGEDPELSVSPDDAIVSIKTDRRTPYNVYIDMLDEVMAAYDELRNEASMERFGVPFSALERQSVEREEITEMYPKKISIAEPDEG; translated from the coding sequence ATGCTTAAGAAAAAAGGAAAAAGAGAAAGCGGGGAAATTGACGGATCGTCACTTGCTGATATCGCGTTTTTGCTCCTCATTTTCTTCCTCGTTGTAACCACGATTGACGTTGATACCGGAATTGGGCTGGTACTGCCTCCGATACCGGATGAAACCACACCGCCGCCGCCGGTCAGGGAGAGAAATCTCCTCAATATTCTGGTGAATGCACAGGGTATGGTACTCATGGATGAAGAACCCACAAGCATTAATGCAGTGCGGGAAAAAATAAAAACATTCGTGGATAATAACGGTGAAGACCCGGAGCTGTCGGTATCACCTGATGATGCGATTGTTTCCATCAAAACAGACCGCAGAACTCCGTACAACGTCTACATAGATATGCTGGATGAAGTGATGGCGGCGTACGACGAACTGCGTAATGAAGCTTCGATGGAGCGTTTCGGGGTTCCGTTTTCGGCTCTGGAGCGTCAAAGTGTAGAACGCGAGGAGATAACCGAGATGTATCCGAAGAAAATATCAATCGCTGAACCGGACGAGGGGTAA
- a CDS encoding ExbD/TolR family protein, with amino-acid sequence MAHFKKKQAGTSQNVPTSAMPDVVFMLLIFFMVTTVLREVELQVQIEYAEAETIEKIEEKRLVSYIYIGPERLGGNQVGETRVQIDDVLIEEMGEIRNIMYDKLMEEPRLIVSLRVDQDSEFGIVTDVQQELRHAGTLRINYSTRREI; translated from the coding sequence ATGGCGCATTTTAAAAAGAAACAAGCCGGAACAAGTCAGAACGTTCCAACATCAGCTATGCCTGATGTGGTATTTATGCTTCTGATCTTCTTTATGGTAACCACAGTGCTTCGTGAAGTAGAACTTCAGGTTCAGATCGAATACGCAGAAGCGGAAACGATCGAGAAGATTGAGGAGAAACGTCTCGTCAGCTATATCTACATCGGGCCTGAACGGCTGGGTGGAAATCAGGTTGGTGAAACACGCGTGCAGATCGATGACGTGCTGATCGAAGAGATGGGTGAAATCAGAAACATCATGTATGACAAACTGATGGAAGAGCCCAGGCTCATTGTATCGCTTCGCGTGGATCAGGATTCCGAATTTGGTATCGTAACCGATGTTCAGCAGGAGCTCAGGCATGCCGGAACGCTGCGAATCAACTACTCCACCAGAAGGGAAATCTGA
- the thiL gene encoding thiamine-phosphate kinase has protein sequence MAEDTFQQIHEIGFKRLIDKFKTHTGTEHPAVRRGIGDDASVIVHEEASAICTTTEVFLEGVHFDLTYTPFNYLGYKIVTAAVSDILAMNALPEQVLIGLAIPNKYSVQMMEDLYRGVDAACRDYGIQLTGGDTTASHQLLSVSVTATGAAPADKLIYRDGAQLGDIVCVTGDLGSALAGLRVLMREKKAWQESRSESQFQPDLHEYEFAVQKQLVPKARKDLIESIAESDIRPTSLIDVTQGLISELGSVAKSSGLGMEVYSPAVPIALETRRIADEMNEDVDKYAFYGGEDFEMVFTIPEESVEKFKSDFDDFVVIGRMTEKEKQLTINTGEDKSYQLEL, from the coding sequence ATGGCAGAAGATACTTTTCAACAAATTCATGAAATCGGTTTTAAAAGACTGATTGATAAATTTAAAACCCATACCGGTACAGAGCACCCGGCAGTGAGGAGAGGTATCGGCGATGACGCTTCGGTAATCGTACATGAGGAGGCATCAGCAATCTGTACCACCACCGAGGTTTTTTTGGAAGGAGTGCATTTCGACCTCACGTACACTCCTTTTAACTACCTGGGATATAAGATTGTGACGGCTGCCGTGAGTGATATTCTGGCTATGAATGCACTGCCAGAACAGGTTTTAATCGGGCTTGCCATACCCAACAAATACTCCGTTCAGATGATGGAGGACCTGTACAGGGGTGTGGATGCAGCCTGCAGGGACTATGGAATTCAGCTCACCGGCGGTGACACAACGGCGTCCCATCAGCTGCTTTCTGTATCCGTAACCGCAACGGGTGCAGCTCCTGCTGATAAGCTGATATACAGAGATGGTGCTCAATTGGGGGATATTGTCTGTGTTACCGGTGATCTTGGTAGTGCACTTGCGGGTTTGAGGGTCTTGATGCGTGAAAAAAAAGCATGGCAGGAGAGCCGTTCGGAATCCCAGTTTCAGCCCGATCTACATGAGTATGAATTTGCCGTACAAAAACAGCTTGTTCCGAAAGCGAGGAAAGATCTGATTGAATCGATTGCAGAGAGCGACATCAGGCCTACTTCACTGATAGACGTTACACAGGGACTCATATCCGAACTTGGCAGCGTTGCAAAAAGCTCCGGCCTTGGAATGGAAGTTTATTCACCGGCAGTTCCCATAGCCCTTGAAACGCGCAGGATTGCCGATGAAATGAATGAAGATGTAGATAAGTACGCGTTTTATGGCGGAGAAGACTTTGAAATGGTGTTTACCATACCTGAAGAGTCGGTTGAAAAATTTAAATCAGATTTTGATGACTTTGTCGTTATAGGCAGGATGACGGAAAAAGAAAAGCAGCTGACCATCAATACAGGCGAGGATAAGAGTTACCAGCTGGAATTGTAA
- the ftsH gene encoding ATP-dependent zinc metalloprotease FtsH: MAKKQNPIKKNSSQKNSERKAPKFPIWIYIVLFLVLIAFNFYFVPGESSERIKYSEFLDYVQNGYVEEVVIVNNTRIEGQFSDKAIEDGIIEPPQPSENRWERTEGDTSRFTTTMLEGDEIRALFDQNEVVYDVRIEEDWFSGILIWLIPIALIIAFWVFIFRRMNPGQQVLNIGKNKASLYDKQTESKVSFKDVAGLQEAKAEVEEVVEFLSNPKKFTNLGGNLPKGVLLVGPPGTGKTLLAKATAGEADVPFFSLSGSDFVEMFVGVGAARVRDLFKQAKEKAPCIIFIDEIDSIGRTRGRGMQMSSNDERENTLNQLLSEMDGFNSDKGVIIMAATNRPDILDSALLRPGRFDRQILIDKPDLHGRIKVLQVHSKKLKLAKDIDLKVLASQTPGFAGAELANLCNEAALLAARRNKEAVEMIDFQDAIERVVAGLEKKNKLINSNERKIVAYHESGHAIVGWYLEYTDPVLKVSIVPRGFAALGYTLQTPLEDRFLMTTEELDDKICALLGGRVAEEIVFGKISTGAQNDLERITNMAFAMVAEYGMSSELGYLSLKDSSSPENSYGFNKKYSEHTAQQIDEAVRGIIQRNYKRTVELLEKHRDKLEQMAETLLEKEVLNHVDLREMLGDRPSGNYPEGIFETEQDGDEAGEEENKENDQAVPKNGTSNGKTGETDKKQASQEISDDKDG, encoded by the coding sequence ATGGCAAAAAAACAGAACCCAATTAAGAAAAACAGCTCTCAGAAGAATAGTGAGCGAAAGGCCCCCAAATTTCCTATTTGGATCTACATCGTTCTATTTCTCGTCCTCATTGCGTTTAACTTTTACTTCGTGCCCGGAGAGAGCTCCGAACGAATCAAGTACAGCGAGTTCCTGGATTATGTACAAAACGGCTACGTGGAAGAGGTAGTGATTGTAAATAATACAAGAATAGAGGGGCAATTCTCTGACAAAGCAATTGAAGACGGTATTATTGAGCCGCCACAGCCATCAGAAAACCGCTGGGAGCGTACCGAAGGCGACACCAGCCGCTTTACCACCACCATGCTTGAAGGTGATGAAATACGTGCACTTTTTGACCAAAACGAAGTGGTGTACGATGTTCGGATTGAGGAAGACTGGTTCAGCGGCATCCTTATCTGGCTGATACCGATTGCGCTTATCATTGCATTCTGGGTTTTCATATTCAGACGAATGAACCCCGGCCAGCAGGTGCTCAACATTGGAAAAAACAAAGCATCGCTATACGATAAACAAACCGAGAGTAAAGTTTCTTTCAAGGACGTGGCAGGCCTTCAGGAAGCCAAAGCGGAAGTGGAAGAGGTTGTAGAGTTCCTCAGCAATCCCAAAAAGTTTACCAACCTGGGCGGTAACCTTCCGAAAGGCGTGCTCCTTGTCGGGCCTCCGGGTACGGGTAAAACCCTTCTTGCCAAAGCTACGGCAGGTGAGGCGGATGTACCGTTCTTTTCACTCAGCGGTTCCGACTTCGTAGAGATGTTTGTAGGTGTGGGCGCTGCGCGTGTACGCGACTTGTTCAAACAGGCCAAAGAGAAAGCGCCGTGTATTATTTTTATTGATGAGATTGACTCCATAGGCCGTACGCGTGGACGCGGAATGCAGATGAGTTCCAATGATGAGCGTGAAAATACCCTGAATCAGCTTCTGAGCGAGATGGACGGATTTAACTCGGATAAGGGCGTGATCATCATGGCCGCCACCAACCGTCCGGATATTCTCGATTCAGCTCTGCTCAGGCCCGGCCGCTTCGATCGCCAGATCCTAATCGACAAACCCGATCTTCACGGCAGAATCAAGGTGCTGCAGGTGCATTCGAAAAAGCTTAAGCTTGCCAAAGATATTGACCTGAAGGTGCTTGCATCACAAACACCCGGTTTTGCGGGGGCGGAACTTGCCAACCTGTGTAATGAGGCGGCATTGCTGGCGGCACGCAGGAACAAGGAGGCTGTCGAAATGATCGACTTCCAGGATGCCATCGAACGGGTTGTTGCCGGTCTGGAGAAGAAAAACAAGCTGATCAATTCGAATGAGAGAAAAATTGTAGCCTATCACGAGTCGGGACATGCAATTGTAGGCTGGTACCTGGAGTACACCGACCCGGTTCTCAAGGTCAGCATTGTACCCAGGGGCTTTGCAGCGCTAGGGTATACCCTTCAGACCCCTCTCGAAGATCGTTTTCTGATGACTACAGAGGAGCTGGATGATAAAATTTGTGCCCTTCTGGGCGGGCGCGTTGCCGAAGAAATTGTTTTTGGGAAAATTTCCACCGGTGCACAAAATGACCTTGAGCGTATTACCAATATGGCATTCGCCATGGTGGCCGAATACGGAATGAGCAGCGAACTTGGATACCTGTCGCTGAAAGACTCCAGCAGCCCCGAGAACAGCTACGGATTCAACAAAAAATACTCGGAGCATACGGCACAGCAGATTGACGAAGCTGTCCGGGGAATAATTCAGCGGAATTATAAGCGTACGGTAGAGCTTCTGGAAAAGCACCGTGACAAACTGGAACAAATGGCGGAAACGCTTCTGGAGAAAGAAGTGCTGAACCATGTGGATCTGAGGGAAATGCTGGGTGACCGGCCAAGCGGAAATTATCCTGAAGGAATATTTGAGACTGAGCAGGATGGCGATGAGGCCGGCGAAGAGGAAAACAAAGAGAACGATCAGGCTGTACCCAAAAACGGTACCTCAAATGGCAAAACAGGTGAAACGGATAAAAAACAGGCCTCTCAAGAGATTAGCGACGATAAAGACGGATAG